One window from the genome of Natrialba magadii ATCC 43099 encodes:
- a CDS encoding LLM class flavin-dependent oxidoreductase — MDVGLMVTSFGDVDQADVAVRAEEREYDAVWVGELWGASGVVQLTKMACRTDEIDLGSAILNVYSRSPAVLAMTAASLSQASDGRFRLGLGTSTPKAVEDLHGMSFDRPVRRAHETIELVREFTTGDGEPVDYEGQLLQAADFPSVDAPVPIYHAGLGPANRRVVGRLCDGWIPHNIPFSNLDSAFEEVADAARERDRDPDEITIAPYVPSAVSADADEARETLRQHVAYYVGSGEGYRRAVSTVYPDRADRIATAWREGDRATATDAVSDEMLGDLGIAGTPDDARDQLRSLVSETGIDHPIVVVPEPASNAVTEATIDALAPTRL; from the coding sequence ATGGACGTAGGACTCATGGTCACGTCGTTCGGTGACGTCGACCAGGCAGACGTCGCCGTTCGGGCGGAAGAACGCGAGTACGACGCCGTCTGGGTCGGGGAACTCTGGGGCGCGAGCGGCGTCGTCCAACTCACGAAGATGGCCTGTCGGACTGACGAAATCGACCTCGGCAGCGCGATTTTGAACGTCTACTCCCGGTCGCCGGCCGTGCTCGCGATGACCGCGGCCTCGCTTTCGCAGGCCTCCGACGGACGATTCAGACTTGGGCTCGGAACGAGCACGCCGAAAGCTGTCGAAGACCTCCACGGCATGTCCTTCGATCGGCCCGTTCGGCGCGCCCACGAGACGATCGAGCTGGTCCGCGAGTTCACCACAGGCGACGGCGAGCCGGTCGACTACGAGGGACAACTCCTCCAGGCCGCGGACTTCCCTTCGGTCGACGCCCCGGTACCGATCTACCACGCGGGACTCGGCCCAGCGAACCGGCGCGTCGTCGGTCGCCTCTGTGACGGCTGGATCCCGCACAACATCCCATTCTCGAATCTTGACTCGGCCTTCGAGGAGGTTGCGGATGCCGCGCGCGAACGCGACCGAGATCCCGACGAGATCACCATCGCACCGTACGTCCCATCGGCGGTCAGCGCGGACGCAGACGAGGCCCGAGAGACGCTACGCCAGCACGTTGCCTACTACGTCGGTAGCGGCGAGGGCTACCGGCGTGCGGTTTCGACGGTCTATCCCGACCGGGCGGACCGAATCGCGACGGCCTGGCGCGAGGGAGACCGGGCGACCGCCACAGATGCAGTTTCCGACGAGATGCTCGGAGACCTTGGCATCGCAGGCACGCCCGACGACGCACGCGACCAGCTCCGGTCGCTGGTGTCGGAGACCGGCATCGACCACCCAATCGTCGTTGTGCCAGAGCCGGCCTCGAACGCCGTGACCGAGGCGACGATCGACGCGTTGGCGCCTACGCGCCTGTAA
- a CDS encoding type II toxin-antitoxin system VapC family toxin, with translation MTTATAVDTNALLALLYEDDYANASEAELRRAYRRGRLVITSVAYAELAADGHFDTTVELDRFLSDFSIQVVDPSQEALFQAGEGFQRYTERRPDGLQCPSCGTKQRIHCEECSNDLSPRQHIAADFVIGAHATVDADALLSFDTAFYETYYPSLTVYPE, from the coding sequence GTGACGACAGCGACAGCAGTTGATACGAACGCTCTTCTTGCGCTGCTCTACGAAGACGACTACGCGAACGCTAGCGAAGCGGAACTACGGCGGGCCTATCGGCGGGGACGACTCGTTATTACCTCGGTCGCGTACGCTGAGCTTGCAGCAGACGGTCACTTCGATACGACGGTCGAGCTAGATCGGTTTCTGTCCGACTTCAGTATTCAGGTCGTCGACCCGTCACAAGAAGCGTTGTTCCAGGCAGGCGAGGGATTCCAGCGATACACTGAACGTCGACCCGATGGTCTCCAGTGTCCATCCTGCGGGACGAAACAACGCATTCACTGCGAAGAGTGCAGTAACGACCTCTCACCGCGCCAGCACATTGCTGCGGACTTCGTTATCGGCGCACACGCGACTGTAGACGCTGACGCGTTGCTCAGTTTCGATACCGCCTTCTACGAAACGTACTATCCGTCGTTGACTGTCTACCCTGAGTGA
- a CDS encoding AbrB/MazE/SpoVT family DNA-binding domain-containing protein has protein sequence MPRVTTKGQVTIPKEIREALGIEPGDEVAFEEVRSGYKIRKKEPTTADGEDPFEKYRGSADSDETMPERMRRLRGEYPRDVSDESDDSGSEENA, from the coding sequence ATGCCACGCGTCACTACCAAGGGACAGGTCACCATCCCAAAGGAAATTCGAGAGGCGCTCGGAATCGAACCCGGTGACGAAGTTGCCTTCGAAGAGGTCCGCTCCGGCTACAAAATTCGGAAGAAGGAACCGACGACTGCGGATGGTGAAGATCCCTTCGAGAAATATCGCGGGAGCGCAGACAGTGATGAAACGATGCCCGAACGAATGCGCCGACTTCGCGGCGAATACCCCCGTGATGTCAGTGATGAATCCGATGACTCTGGTTCGGAGGAGAACGCGTGA
- a CDS encoding ABC transporter permease yields the protein MNLLESLRISWRSITSHKLRSTLTTIGVIIGIAAVITFMVLGSGFSESIVGDIEDDQEPVMLVQTQTEPEDGFGIMPVETPIYTESDIEALEEIDGVEFVAPEGSLDVVQTETDEEQMTGLVDVQATTDDAFEFTPFVDGETFDGDAEDEAVINEPASQVFEENASAGDELTLTFEDGETTTVTVTGVVEEEFGGQTPPHVYVPAESYYTTTIETPDGDEEHAYPLLQIGAEDVEAVEPTQDAVTDYLETDSHAAELKQDGDQIEVQTVEDAIDQFMDLVNQLTGFVAAVAAIALVVGSIGIANIMIVSVTERTREIGVMKSIGATKRDIMQLFLIESVILGLVGAVFGIALGLGVGYLGVQLIGWPMVYPLEWIAIAAAVGIGVGVVSGLYPAWRAARVDPIEALRHE from the coding sequence ATGAACCTACTCGAGAGTCTCCGAATTAGCTGGCGGTCGATCACCTCCCACAAGCTTCGCTCGACGCTGACCACCATCGGCGTCATCATCGGTATCGCGGCGGTGATCACCTTCATGGTGCTCGGCTCGGGCTTCTCCGAGAGCATCGTCGGCGATATCGAGGACGACCAGGAGCCGGTAATGCTCGTCCAGACCCAGACCGAACCGGAGGACGGATTCGGCATCATGCCGGTCGAGACGCCGATCTACACGGAGAGCGACATCGAGGCACTCGAGGAGATCGACGGCGTCGAGTTCGTCGCGCCAGAGGGATCACTCGACGTGGTCCAGACCGAAACAGACGAAGAGCAGATGACCGGCCTCGTCGACGTACAGGCGACGACGGACGATGCGTTCGAGTTCACACCGTTCGTCGACGGTGAGACCTTCGACGGCGACGCCGAGGACGAGGCGGTAATCAACGAACCCGCGAGCCAGGTCTTCGAAGAGAACGCTTCGGCAGGCGACGAACTCACGCTCACCTTCGAGGACGGTGAAACGACGACTGTAACGGTAACTGGCGTCGTCGAGGAAGAGTTCGGTGGCCAGACGCCGCCACACGTCTACGTTCCCGCCGAGTCGTACTACACGACGACGATCGAAACGCCCGACGGCGACGAGGAGCACGCGTATCCGCTCCTCCAAATCGGTGCTGAGGACGTTGAGGCGGTCGAACCCACACAGGACGCTGTCACCGACTATCTCGAAACAGACTCCCACGCCGCCGAACTGAAACAGGATGGCGACCAGATCGAGGTCCAGACCGTCGAGGACGCTATCGACCAGTTCATGGACCTCGTGAACCAGCTCACCGGCTTCGTCGCCGCCGTCGCCGCCATCGCGCTCGTCGTCGGCTCCATCGGCATCGCGAACATCATGATCGTCAGCGTCACCGAACGCACCCGCGAGATTGGGGTCATGAAATCCATCGGCGCAACGAAGCGAGACATCATGCAGCTGTTCCTCATCGAATCCGTCATCCTCGGGCTCGTCGGTGCCGTCTTCGGCATCGCACTCGGCCTCGGCGTCGGCTACCTCGGCGTGCAACTCATCGGGTGGCCGATGGTCTACCCACTCGAGTGGATCGCCATCGCGGCGGCGGTCGGGATCGGTGTGGGTGTCGTTTCGGGGCTGTATCCGGCCTGGCGAGCGGCGAGGGTGGATCCGATCGAGGCGTTGCGCCACGAGTGA
- a CDS encoding amidohydrolase → MTEAADLLLTNAEIHSLTEPDTVHEAAAIRDGELVRLGDTYEIEFLEGVETEVIDCEGRTVLPGFIDAHTHLDHLGEHIVHADLSNVDSREAALESLAARGDETAGVEDAVGVEDGAASAENDWILGFGYDESTWGGEGETGAEYLTREDLDQVSETRPIAAIRVDGHTASLNSVALERLEDDLPDEEVHVEAGEPTGVIVEDAIGVVKDEVAASRAEMREIISAAAEHAVELGVTGVHDMVQRSTAARAYRDLAADGDLPLRVRINYWSDFLEHLSAAGMPTNAGSERVQVGAIKSFSDGSFGGETAKVYEPYVGAGGDEDGDEDGDGDGDGDGDDASTSADTDADDGRGQWVVDPDELGDIVDRADEADFQLSIHAIGDEAIEETLTLLESTDDPAGSRHRIEHAELVDDDQLARMADAGIVASMQPNFHRWADEGGLYDQRLGEERRKQTNRFRRVLEAGAPLAFSSDCMPLDPLLGIHHAVTAGTDAQRLSVTEAIRAYTCGGAYAGFDEDRLGTVEVGKRADLVVLEESPWEQPEAIDEIDVAMTLVDGDVVYDAAE, encoded by the coding sequence ATGACCGAAGCCGCCGATCTGCTGCTCACGAACGCAGAGATCCACAGCCTGACGGAGCCAGACACCGTCCACGAAGCCGCTGCAATCCGCGACGGCGAACTCGTCCGTCTCGGCGACACCTACGAAATCGAGTTCCTCGAGGGCGTCGAAACCGAGGTCATCGACTGCGAGGGCCGCACCGTCCTCCCGGGATTCATCGACGCCCACACCCACCTCGACCACCTCGGCGAACACATCGTTCACGCCGACCTCTCGAACGTCGACTCGCGGGAGGCGGCACTCGAGTCCCTCGCCGCGCGCGGAGACGAAACAGCGGGCGTGGAGGACGCAGTGGGCGTGGAGGATGGGGCTGCCAGCGCCGAGAACGACTGGATTCTCGGATTCGGCTACGACGAGAGCACGTGGGGCGGCGAAGGGGAAACCGGAGCAGAGTACCTCACGCGCGAGGACCTCGATCAGGTGTCCGAGACGCGCCCCATCGCCGCGATTCGGGTCGACGGCCACACGGCCTCGCTGAACTCCGTCGCACTGGAGCGACTCGAGGACGACCTGCCAGACGAGGAGGTCCACGTCGAGGCCGGCGAACCAACCGGCGTCATCGTCGAGGACGCAATCGGTGTCGTCAAAGACGAGGTCGCAGCCAGTCGCGCGGAGATGCGCGAGATCATTTCGGCGGCCGCAGAACATGCGGTCGAACTCGGTGTGACGGGCGTTCACGACATGGTGCAGCGCTCGACGGCCGCTCGGGCCTACCGCGACCTGGCAGCCGACGGCGACCTGCCGCTTCGCGTGCGGATCAACTACTGGAGTGACTTCCTCGAGCACCTCAGCGCGGCTGGCATGCCGACGAACGCGGGCAGCGAACGCGTCCAGGTAGGTGCGATCAAGTCCTTCTCTGACGGCAGTTTCGGCGGTGAGACGGCGAAGGTGTACGAGCCGTACGTTGGTGCAGGCGGGGACGAAGACGGAGATGAAGATGGAGATGGAGATGGAGATGGAGATGGAGACGACGCAAGCACAAGCGCAGACACGGACGCAGACGACGGACGCGGCCAATGGGTCGTCGATCCCGACGAACTCGGCGACATCGTCGACCGTGCCGACGAAGCCGACTTCCAGCTCTCCATCCACGCCATCGGCGACGAGGCCATCGAGGAAACGCTCACCCTACTCGAGTCCACCGACGATCCGGCCGGCTCGCGCCACCGTATCGAGCACGCCGAACTCGTCGACGACGACCAGTTGGCCCGGATGGCAGACGCTGGAATCGTCGCCTCGATGCAGCCCAACTTCCACCGCTGGGCCGACGAGGGCGGGCTCTACGATCAGCGCCTCGGCGAGGAGCGGCGCAAGCAGACCAACCGATTCCGCCGTGTTCTCGAGGCCGGTGCCCCGCTCGCGTTCAGTTCGGACTGCATGCCGCTCGACCCGCTGCTCGGCATCCACCACGCGGTCACCGCCGGCACGGACGCTCAGCGTCTCTCGGTCACCGAGGCGATCCGGGCCTACACGTGCGGCGGTGCGTACGCCGGTTTCGACGAGGATCGACTGGGAACCGTCGAGGTCGGCAAGCGCGCCGATCTGGTCGTCCTCGAGGAGTCGCCGTGGGAGCAGCCCGAGGCGATCGACGAGATTGACGTGGCGATGACGCTGGTCGACGGCGATGTGGTGTACGACGCCGCTGAGTGA
- the hmgA gene encoding hydroxymethylglutaryl-CoA reductase (NADPH) — MTTTDPEALADRVQNGDLRIHELEEHVDADTAAEARRLFVERETGTDLSTTGDYAFPAEEADSAVENMIGAAQIPMGVVGPVDVSGSAADGEHYLPMATTEGALLASVNRGLSVIRSADGADARVTKNGMTRAPVFRVEGVAEAAETVEWVDDNVDALREAAESTTSHGELLAVDTYVVGDSVFLRFAYDTKDAMGMNMVTIATGEACELVEAETPASLVAVSGNLCSDKKPAAINAVEGRGRSVTADVLIPGELVEERLHTTADAIAEANTRKNLTGSAKAGSLGFNAHAANVIAAAFLATGQDEAQVVEGANAITTMEAREREDGTTDLYAAVSLASLEVGTVGGGTKLPTQAEALEILGLRGGGDPAGSNADALAEIIAVGALAGELSLLAALSSRHLASAHEDLGR; from the coding sequence ATGACCACGACCGATCCGGAGGCTCTCGCCGACCGCGTCCAGAATGGCGACCTCCGCATCCACGAACTCGAGGAGCATGTCGACGCCGACACCGCGGCCGAGGCCCGCCGCCTGTTCGTCGAACGCGAGACGGGAACCGACCTCAGCACCACTGGCGACTACGCCTTCCCCGCGGAGGAGGCCGACTCCGCAGTCGAAAACATGATCGGCGCGGCCCAGATCCCGATGGGCGTCGTCGGTCCGGTCGACGTCTCCGGTAGCGCGGCCGACGGCGAGCACTACCTGCCGATGGCGACGACCGAAGGGGCGCTGCTGGCGTCGGTCAACCGCGGCCTCTCGGTGATCCGGTCGGCTGACGGCGCAGACGCCCGCGTGACGAAGAACGGGATGACCCGCGCCCCCGTGTTTCGGGTCGAGGGCGTTGCGGAGGCTGCTGAAACCGTCGAGTGGGTCGACGACAACGTCGATGCCCTGCGGGAGGCCGCCGAGTCGACCACCAGCCACGGCGAACTGCTCGCTGTCGACACCTACGTCGTCGGCGACTCGGTCTTCCTGCGCTTTGCTTACGACACGAAGGACGCGATGGGAATGAACATGGTCACCATCGCCACCGGCGAGGCCTGCGAACTCGTCGAAGCCGAGACGCCCGCCTCGCTCGTCGCCGTCTCGGGCAACCTCTGCTCGGACAAAAAGCCGGCGGCCATCAACGCCGTCGAGGGCCGCGGGCGCTCGGTCACCGCCGACGTGCTGATTCCGGGCGAACTCGTCGAGGAGCGCTTGCACACGACCGCCGACGCGATTGCGGAGGCCAACACCCGAAAGAACCTGACCGGCAGCGCCAAGGCCGGCAGCCTCGGGTTCAACGCCCACGCGGCGAACGTAATCGCCGCGGCCTTCCTCGCGACCGGCCAGGACGAAGCCCAGGTCGTCGAAGGCGCAAACGCCATCACCACGATGGAGGCCCGCGAGCGCGAGGACGGCACGACGGACCTCTATGCTGCCGTCTCGCTCGCCTCGCTCGAGGTCGGCACCGTCGGCGGCGGAACGAAGCTCCCGACACAGGCGGAGGCACTCGAGATCCTCGGGCTCCGCGGCGGCGGCGACCCAGCCGGATCGAACGCCGACGCGCTGGCAGAAATCATCGCGGTCGGTGCGCTGGCTGGTGAGCTCTCCTTGCTCGCTGCACTCTCCTCACGGCATTTGGCGAGTGCACACGAGGATCTCGGCCGATAG
- a CDS encoding DUF5817 domain-containing protein, giving the protein MYAVVGCSECSNLWIIEGRSETTQCPRCGARRPYERRKKFVETDDANHAREVRASMLANRQGQGEAFAELESFEVLESNVADGVVDDTEYLAESGLDVDEVEAAGDRDPRGSTRSGSKKEIVERALAELDSPTEDEIISYAGERGVSAGYVQRALEKLTRQGTVSESRGEYRLL; this is encoded by the coding sequence ATGTACGCCGTCGTCGGCTGTAGCGAGTGTTCGAACCTCTGGATCATCGAGGGACGCTCGGAAACCACGCAGTGTCCCCGCTGTGGTGCCCGTCGCCCCTACGAGCGCCGGAAGAAGTTCGTCGAAACTGACGACGCCAACCACGCCCGCGAGGTCCGCGCCTCGATGCTCGCGAACCGGCAGGGCCAGGGCGAGGCCTTCGCCGAACTCGAGTCCTTCGAGGTACTCGAGTCCAACGTCGCAGACGGGGTGGTCGACGACACGGAATACCTGGCGGAGTCCGGCCTCGACGTGGACGAGGTCGAGGCGGCTGGTGACCGCGACCCGCGCGGGTCGACACGCAGCGGGAGCAAGAAGGAAATTGTCGAACGGGCGCTTGCTGAACTCGACTCTCCCACCGAGGACGAGATCATCTCCTACGCCGGCGAGCGCGGGGTCTCGGCCGGGTACGTTCAGCGGGCACTCGAGAAGCTCACGAGACAGGGAACAGTGAGCGAGAGTCGAGGGGAGTATCGGCTGCTGTGA
- a CDS encoding cupin domain-containing protein, which produces MERVSLADLDPSEAADGVNLALMAGSESMNVQHFEIEPGATVEEHSHPHEQAGFIYEGELTFLTDGEEIVCGPGDSYALPGNQPHAAENRGDEPVRGVDIFSPPRENPNWQSASDSDAAPE; this is translated from the coding sequence ATGGAACGCGTTTCCCTCGCCGACCTCGATCCGTCGGAAGCGGCAGACGGCGTCAATCTGGCACTGATGGCCGGCTCGGAGTCGATGAACGTCCAGCACTTCGAAATCGAACCCGGGGCAACCGTCGAGGAGCATAGCCACCCCCACGAGCAGGCCGGCTTCATTTACGAGGGCGAACTAACCTTCCTGACCGATGGCGAGGAAATCGTCTGCGGTCCCGGCGATTCCTACGCGCTGCCGGGTAACCAGCCCCACGCAGCCGAGAATCGCGGCGATGAACCGGTTCGCGGGGTAGACATCTTCAGCCCGCCACGCGAGAATCCGAACTGGCAGTCAGCGTCCGATTCTGACGCTGCACCAGAGTAG
- a CDS encoding NRAMP family divalent metal transporter: MAAETQSTDWSFGRIESFVRRLGPTWLAGAIAAGPATMVSLLAAGAGYGYTLLWVVVLAAVLGTVGQYLAMRLGLLTEAGIVSVVEAHLGSFWAWVLVIDVVLAAGLAQLVIMKTLADVSATVIASAGIAALADPRIWGVLWAIILALGLAGGGYRVAEIGAKVLVSCVVLAFVASLFVVPVDPAAAATGLVPELPGVGGAVVAAGVLGGAVHITLLTMQSYTMRTRGWTEADRDIAIFDVVSSMLVAFGIFSLAVFLVAASVLPESGLDPATIDEIQAAEALGPIAGEHAMWVFLLGLLGAAVSTLGGNTIVPPYLLADKLGWEQSVSDPRYRAAIVVVALASAVGVFLEGAFFQLLVIMLAFGLVGTPFALAVILYLLNDPDVVPETNSWLENLGGVVLFGIATVLAAEFVQEELPGAMDGELSSLFVVAFAVAMGLAMCGLAVRYVRERY, encoded by the coding sequence ATGGCAGCCGAGACGCAGTCGACCGACTGGTCGTTCGGACGGATTGAGTCGTTTGTCAGACGACTGGGGCCGACGTGGCTTGCGGGCGCGATCGCAGCCGGGCCGGCAACGATGGTCAGTTTACTGGCAGCGGGCGCGGGCTACGGCTATACACTACTCTGGGTCGTCGTCCTCGCGGCGGTCCTCGGAACCGTCGGCCAGTACCTCGCGATGCGACTGGGGCTGCTCACCGAGGCGGGAATCGTTTCTGTCGTCGAAGCGCACCTCGGCTCGTTCTGGGCCTGGGTGCTCGTGATCGACGTCGTCCTCGCGGCGGGGCTCGCACAGCTCGTGATCATGAAGACACTCGCGGACGTCAGCGCGACGGTGATCGCGAGCGCGGGCATTGCAGCGCTCGCAGACCCGCGGATATGGGGCGTTCTCTGGGCAATCATCCTCGCACTTGGGCTCGCGGGCGGCGGCTATCGCGTCGCCGAAATCGGGGCCAAGGTGCTCGTCTCGTGTGTCGTCCTCGCGTTCGTCGCCTCGCTGTTCGTGGTGCCGGTCGATCCTGCTGCGGCGGCAACCGGACTCGTTCCCGAGCTGCCCGGCGTCGGTGGCGCCGTCGTCGCTGCCGGTGTTCTCGGCGGTGCGGTCCACATCACCTTACTGACGATGCAGAGCTACACGATGCGGACTCGCGGCTGGACCGAAGCCGATCGGGACATCGCCATCTTCGACGTTGTGAGTTCGATGCTCGTCGCATTCGGCATCTTCAGCCTCGCTGTCTTCCTCGTCGCGGCGAGTGTGCTCCCCGAGAGCGGCCTCGATCCGGCGACGATCGACGAAATCCAGGCCGCAGAGGCACTCGGCCCAATCGCCGGCGAGCACGCGATGTGGGTGTTCCTGCTCGGACTGCTCGGTGCGGCCGTCTCGACGCTTGGTGGGAACACGATCGTCCCACCGTACCTTCTGGCCGACAAGCTCGGCTGGGAACAGTCCGTTTCGGATCCGCGCTACCGGGCTGCTATCGTTGTCGTCGCACTCGCCTCCGCGGTCGGCGTGTTCCTCGAGGGCGCGTTCTTCCAGCTGCTCGTGATCATGCTCGCGTTCGGCCTCGTCGGCACGCCGTTCGCGCTCGCCGTGATCCTCTACCTGCTCAACGACCCTGATGTCGTCCCGGAGACGAACTCGTGGCTCGAGAACCTCGGCGGTGTCGTTCTCTTCGGAATCGCGACCGTCCTCGCCGCCGAGTTCGTCCAAGAGGAACTCCCCGGCGCAATGGACGGCGAGCTATCCTCGCTGTTCGTCGTCGCCTTCGCGGTCGCGATGGGGCTCGCAATGTGCGGTCTCGCTGTGCGATACGTCCGCGAACGGTACTGA
- a CDS encoding sensor domain-containing protein, giving the protein MSDHAPARGGENRLRSFVGVAGEPQTYRNLAYLLLAIPIGIAYQFGLMLGFFGGLILTFMLVGIPILVGTIVGSRYLAELERLLANRLLGTEIQRPGGGPIRGTDAGVLGSLKGIIISEVTWKGVGFLVLRSFLALVVLFLVILGGFVSLALVFAPFSSSTIVLGWEIDTLAESLLAVPLGIVLGLVFLHVTNGVARVVGSIATALLGDESAPNPGPQSGGGNGTDPEPGKRAAP; this is encoded by the coding sequence ATGAGTGATCACGCCCCTGCTCGGGGCGGTGAGAACCGACTTCGCTCGTTCGTCGGCGTCGCCGGCGAGCCCCAGACCTATCGCAACCTCGCCTACCTGCTGCTGGCGATTCCGATCGGTATTGCGTACCAGTTCGGACTCATGCTCGGCTTTTTCGGCGGACTCATCCTCACGTTCATGCTCGTTGGCATCCCGATTCTGGTCGGCACTATCGTTGGCTCGCGATATCTCGCCGAACTCGAGCGCCTGCTCGCAAACCGCCTGTTAGGGACGGAGATCCAACGACCGGGTGGCGGTCCGATACGCGGTACTGACGCCGGTGTTCTCGGCTCGCTGAAGGGGATCATCATCTCGGAGGTTACCTGGAAGGGCGTCGGCTTTCTCGTTCTGCGGTCGTTTCTCGCCCTCGTCGTCCTCTTTCTGGTCATACTCGGTGGCTTCGTCTCGCTCGCACTCGTGTTTGCACCGTTCTCTAGTTCGACCATCGTGCTGGGGTGGGAGATCGACACACTCGCCGAGTCACTGCTTGCGGTGCCGCTGGGGATCGTGCTGGGGCTGGTGTTCTTGCACGTCACGAACGGCGTTGCGCGGGTTGTCGGATCGATCGCAACGGCATTGCTCGGCGACGAGTCGGCTCCAAATCCAGGCCCTCAGAGCGGAGGCGGGAACGGGACCGATCCAGAACCCGGCAAACGGGCGGCTCCTTGA
- a CDS encoding GNAT family N-acetyltransferase gives MRPNADAGTADLATVRVATTQTELEDAFDVRYDVFVEEQDVDEELEYDVHDEPEAEAVHFVAYAADSASASDTEPETATPIGAARLRAVDQTTGKVERVAVLESHRDTGVGRALMKALEAEAREQSLETLTLHAQTHAAGFYEGLGYETYGDEFDEAGIPHVAMEHSLAYSSTGTET, from the coding sequence ATGAGGCCGAACGCAGACGCAGGCACAGCCGACCTCGCAACCGTCCGCGTCGCCACCACACAGACCGAACTCGAGGACGCCTTCGATGTCCGCTACGATGTCTTCGTCGAGGAGCAAGACGTCGACGAAGAACTCGAGTACGACGTGCACGACGAACCGGAGGCAGAGGCGGTGCACTTCGTGGCGTACGCTGCCGACAGCGCCAGCGCAAGCGACACCGAACCCGAGACGGCCACCCCCATCGGCGCTGCCCGCCTCCGCGCCGTCGACCAGACGACCGGGAAGGTCGAACGCGTCGCCGTACTCGAGTCCCACCGCGACACGGGCGTCGGCCGCGCGCTCATGAAGGCACTCGAGGCGGAGGCCCGCGAGCAGTCACTCGAGACGCTCACATTGCACGCACAGACACACGCCGCGGGCTTCTACGAGGGACTCGGCTACGAGACCTACGGCGACGAGTTCGACGAAGCGGGGATTCCGCACGTGGCGATGGAGCACTCACTCGCGTACTCGAGTACGGGAACGGAGACGTGA